The following proteins are encoded in a genomic region of Streptomyces lunaelactis:
- a CDS encoding pentapeptide repeat-containing protein yields MARKPGNARAAGAGAGAGRAAGAVRAAQRPEVRLPPLVPYDGGDGGGLEPDGDYDGLEFQGIDFTGQSGRGARFIDCALRECGLDETELLNARFVDSVLSGIRGVGTDLAGASLRDVEVTDARLGGVQLHGAVLERVLIRGGKIDYLNLRKAKLKDVVFEGCVLSEADFGGALLERVEFRGCVLRRADFSAVQMKDVDLRTAAELDIARGVDRLAGAVISPAQLLDLAPAFAAQIGVRVEG; encoded by the coding sequence ATGGCACGGAAACCGGGAAATGCGCGGGCAGCGGGAGCGGGAGCGGGGGCCGGACGCGCGGCGGGAGCGGTACGGGCGGCTCAGCGGCCCGAAGTTCGGCTGCCGCCGCTCGTTCCGTACGACGGCGGTGACGGCGGCGGACTCGAGCCGGACGGCGACTACGACGGCCTGGAGTTCCAGGGCATCGACTTCACGGGGCAGTCCGGCCGCGGTGCGCGCTTCATCGACTGCGCGCTGCGGGAGTGCGGCCTGGACGAGACGGAGCTGCTCAACGCCCGCTTCGTCGACTCCGTGCTCAGCGGCATACGGGGCGTGGGCACCGATCTCGCGGGCGCCTCGCTCCGGGACGTGGAGGTGACGGACGCGCGGCTGGGCGGGGTGCAGCTGCACGGAGCCGTACTGGAGCGGGTGCTGATCCGCGGCGGGAAGATCGACTACCTGAATCTGCGGAAGGCGAAGCTGAAGGACGTCGTCTTCGAGGGGTGCGTGCTCTCGGAGGCGGACTTCGGGGGAGCGCTGCTGGAGCGGGTGGAGTTCCGGGGCTGCGTGCTGCGGCGGGCGGACTTCAGCGCGGTGCAGATGAAGGACGTGGATCTGCGGACGGCCGCCGAGCTGGACATCGCACGGGGCGTGGACCGGCTGGCGGGGGCGGTGATCAGCCCGGCCCAACTGCTGGATCTGGCACCGGCGTTCGCGGCACAGATCGGGGTACGGGTGGAGGGGTAG
- a CDS encoding response regulator, which produces MALVPPVRILLCDDHAVVRAGLLALLGSEPDIEVVGEAGTGEEAVAMAAKLRPDVVLMDLQLGAGIDGVEATRGIATPEVHVLVLTTYDTDADITRAIEAGATGYLLKAERPEELFAAIHAAAQGRTALSAPVASRVMDRMRGTGRPTLTERERDILGQLARGLGNREIARALFISEATVKTHLGRIYAKLGVDTRAGAVAVAKEQRLLP; this is translated from the coding sequence ATGGCCCTTGTGCCCCCCGTACGGATCCTGCTCTGTGACGACCATGCGGTCGTACGCGCCGGGCTGCTGGCCCTCCTCGGCAGCGAGCCGGACATCGAGGTCGTCGGCGAGGCGGGAACCGGGGAGGAGGCGGTCGCGATGGCCGCGAAACTGCGGCCGGACGTGGTGCTGATGGACCTCCAGCTGGGGGCGGGCATCGACGGTGTGGAGGCGACCCGCGGTATCGCGACGCCCGAGGTGCATGTCCTCGTACTGACGACGTACGACACGGACGCGGACATCACGCGGGCCATCGAGGCCGGCGCGACGGGCTATCTGCTGAAGGCCGAGCGCCCGGAGGAGCTGTTCGCGGCGATCCACGCGGCGGCGCAGGGCCGCACGGCACTCTCGGCCCCGGTGGCCAGCCGCGTCATGGACCGCATGCGGGGCACGGGCCGGCCGACCCTGACAGAGCGGGAACGGGACATCCTGGGACAGCTGGCACGGGGCCTGGGGAACCGCGAGATCGCTCGCGCGCTGTTCATCAGCGAGGCGACGGTGAAGACGCATCTGGGCCGGATCTACGCCAAGCTGGGCGTCGATACGAGAGCCGGCGCGGTCGCAGTGGCCAAGGAGCAACGGCTCCTCCCCTGA
- a CDS encoding NAD(P)/FAD-dependent oxidoreductase, with the protein MSTSTVNGGISFWYAQDGTPIPREPLPGDATADVCIVGGGYTGLWTAYYLKKAVPFLNITVLEGKFCGYGASGRNGGWLYNGIAGRDRYAKLHGHDAAVRLQHAMNDTVDEVVRVASEENIDADIHQGGVLEVARTPAQLTRLKAFHAVEIAFGEKDRVLLGARETAERVRITGAVASTWTPHGARLHPVKLVKGLADAVEALGVTIHESTPVTDIRPKHAITPYGTVRAPYILRCTEGFTANLKGHKRAWLPMNSSMIATEPLPQSVWDTIGWEGRETLGDMAHAYMYAQRTADDRIALGGRGVPYRFGSRTDNDGRTQPATIEALREILVRFFPTTAGVRIDHAWSGVLGVPRDWCATVTLDRSTGLGWAGGYVGSGVATTNLAARTLRDLIQQDSGQAGGTELTALPWVNHKVRKWEPEPMRWLGVQGMYAAYRAADRREAAASTAQTDGIARLADRIAGRH; encoded by the coding sequence ATGAGCACCAGCACCGTCAACGGCGGCATATCGTTCTGGTACGCACAGGACGGCACCCCGATCCCGAGGGAGCCGCTCCCGGGCGACGCCACCGCGGACGTCTGCATCGTCGGCGGCGGATACACCGGCCTGTGGACGGCCTACTACCTGAAGAAGGCCGTCCCCTTCCTGAACATAACTGTCCTGGAAGGCAAGTTCTGCGGTTACGGGGCCTCCGGCCGCAACGGCGGCTGGCTCTACAACGGCATCGCCGGCCGCGACCGCTACGCCAAACTGCACGGCCACGACGCCGCCGTCCGCCTCCAGCACGCCATGAACGACACCGTCGACGAGGTCGTACGAGTCGCGTCGGAAGAGAACATCGACGCCGACATCCACCAGGGCGGCGTCCTCGAAGTCGCCCGTACCCCTGCCCAGTTGACCCGCCTCAAGGCCTTCCACGCAGTCGAGATCGCGTTCGGCGAGAAGGACCGCGTACTGCTCGGCGCCCGCGAGACCGCCGAGCGCGTACGGATCACGGGCGCCGTCGCCTCCACCTGGACCCCGCACGGCGCGCGGCTGCACCCGGTGAAGCTGGTCAAGGGCCTCGCGGATGCCGTCGAAGCGCTGGGCGTGACGATCCACGAGTCCACCCCGGTGACCGACATCCGCCCCAAGCACGCGATCACCCCGTACGGCACGGTCCGCGCCCCGTACATCCTGCGCTGCACCGAGGGCTTCACGGCGAACCTCAAGGGCCACAAACGCGCCTGGCTCCCCATGAACTCCTCCATGATCGCCACTGAGCCGCTCCCCCAGTCCGTCTGGGACACCATCGGCTGGGAGGGCCGCGAGACGCTCGGCGACATGGCCCACGCGTACATGTACGCGCAGCGCACCGCGGACGACCGGATCGCGCTGGGCGGCCGCGGCGTCCCCTACCGCTTCGGCTCCCGCACGGACAACGACGGCCGCACCCAGCCCGCCACCATCGAGGCGCTCCGCGAGATCCTGGTCCGCTTCTTCCCGACGACGGCGGGCGTCCGCATCGACCACGCCTGGTCGGGCGTCCTCGGCGTCCCCCGCGACTGGTGCGCCACGGTCACCCTGGATCGCTCCACCGGCCTCGGCTGGGCGGGCGGCTACGTCGGCTCCGGCGTAGCCACCACCAACCTCGCGGCCCGCACCCTGCGCGACCTGATCCAACAGGACTCGGGCCAGGCGGGCGGCACCGAACTCACGGCGCTGCCCTGGGTGAACCACAAGGTCCGCAAGTGGGAACCGGAGCCGATGCGCTGGCTGGGCGTGCAGGGCATGTACGCGGCCTACCGCGCGGCGGACCGCCGCGAGGCGGCGGCGAGCACGGCACAGACGGACGGCATCGCCCGGCTGGCGGACCGCATCGCGGGCCGGCACTAG